From the genome of Deinococcus sp. JMULE3, one region includes:
- a CDS encoding phosphate uptake regulator PhoU — MLSITLEQLDAVRDANERAEFAGLTARAERLEAETDALERELEDLCLQAFSTPLTEDDLAFNLMVFRSLTNLERVGDYAFNVARDLETIAPRTRSATVQDALPLVRLLTQMLERLSYAFAERDLHAARDVMRLDFEQVDALYEQMQRASLTRLLERPEDTDVALTAGRMARNLERLGDHLVNVAERLEHVILRAS; from the coding sequence ATGCTCAGCATCACCCTCGAACAGCTCGACGCCGTACGCGACGCGAACGAACGCGCCGAATTCGCCGGACTCACCGCCCGCGCCGAACGCCTTGAAGCCGAAACCGACGCCCTGGAACGCGAACTGGAGGACCTGTGCCTCCAGGCCTTCAGCACCCCCCTGACCGAGGACGACCTCGCGTTCAACCTGATGGTCTTCCGCAGCCTGACGAACCTGGAACGCGTCGGCGACTACGCCTTCAACGTCGCCCGCGACCTGGAAACCATCGCGCCCCGCACCCGCAGCGCCACCGTGCAGGACGCCCTGCCCCTCGTGCGCCTGCTGACGCAGATGCTCGAACGGCTCTCGTACGCCTTCGCGGAACGCGACCTGCACGCCGCGCGCGACGTCATGCGCCTCGACTTCGAACAGGTGGACGCCCTGTACGAACAGATGCAGCGCGCCAGCCTCACCCGCCTGCTCGAACGCCCCGAGGACACCGACGTCGCCCTGACCGCCGGGCGCATGGCCCGCAACCTCGAACGGCTCGGCGATCACCTCGTGAACGTCGCCGAACGCCTGGAACACGTCATCCTGCGCGCCAGCTGA
- a CDS encoding carbohydrate ABC transporter permease gives MSGDTSPQRLTPAQRAGRYAALAALIVGGFFPFIWMVLTSLKSEGELQKFPVQYLPSKLDFSNYARVFSEQPFAQFFLNSLTVSLLSTVLCIAAAVPAAYALARLNLRGRGLLMTAVVTFSMLPVVSLLVPMFRLMRGANLLNTYPALILPYAALSLPIGILTLVAFFSAIPRDLEAAAMVDGTTRVGALTRVVLPLSTPGVVTAALLVFVNSWNEFLLALSFNTKLSMRTVSVGVTLYQGEFAFPWPLIAAAVVVATVPLVLLIAIFQRRFVAGLTAGGVKA, from the coding sequence GTGAGTGGCGACACCAGCCCCCAGCGCCTCACGCCCGCGCAGCGCGCCGGACGGTACGCCGCGCTGGCCGCGCTGATCGTCGGCGGGTTCTTCCCGTTCATCTGGATGGTCCTGACCAGCCTGAAATCCGAGGGGGAACTCCAGAAGTTCCCGGTGCAGTACCTCCCGTCGAAACTGGACTTCAGCAACTACGCCCGGGTGTTCAGCGAGCAGCCGTTCGCGCAGTTCTTCCTGAACTCCCTCACCGTCAGCCTGCTGAGCACCGTGCTGTGCATCGCCGCTGCCGTGCCCGCCGCGTACGCCCTGGCCCGGTTGAACCTGCGCGGGCGCGGGCTGCTCATGACCGCCGTGGTCACGTTCAGCATGCTCCCGGTCGTCAGCCTGCTCGTGCCCATGTTCCGCCTGATGCGCGGCGCGAACCTGCTCAACACGTATCCCGCGCTGATCCTCCCCTACGCCGCCCTGAGCCTCCCCATCGGCATCCTCACGCTCGTGGCGTTCTTCAGCGCCATTCCCCGCGACCTCGAAGCAGCCGCCATGGTGGACGGCACCACCCGCGTCGGCGCGCTGACCCGCGTCGTGCTGCCCCTCTCGACGCCCGGCGTCGTCACCGCCGCGCTGCTGGTATTCGTGAACTCCTGGAACGAATTCCTGCTCGCCCTGAGCTTCAACACCAAACTGTCCATGCGCACCGTGTCCGTCGGCGTGACCCTCTACCAGGGCGAATTCGCGTTCCCCTGGCCCCTGATCGCCGCCGCCGTCGTCGTCGCCACCGTCCCCCTCGTGCTCTTGATCGCCATCTTCCAGCGCCGCTTCGTCGCGGGCCTCACCGCAGGCGGCGTGAAGGCGTAG
- a CDS encoding acyl-CoA thioesterase: MTAESQAAPWPPTVIRVRYAETDAMGVAHHATYPVWFEVARTDLMHHLGLPYREVEARGYYLMLSGLNVEYRRAARYDDELRIVARLSSVRSRTMTFTYEVLRGDELLATGETRHIATDQTYRPARLPDDVLSLLQEPGRARLPGT, from the coding sequence GTGACCGCCGAATCGCAGGCCGCGCCCTGGCCGCCCACCGTCATCCGCGTGCGCTACGCCGAGACGGACGCGATGGGCGTCGCGCACCATGCCACGTACCCCGTGTGGTTCGAGGTGGCCCGCACTGACCTGATGCACCACCTGGGCCTCCCGTACCGTGAGGTCGAGGCGCGCGGGTACTACCTGATGCTGTCGGGCCTAAACGTCGAGTACCGCCGCGCCGCCCGCTACGACGACGAACTGCGGATCGTGGCGCGGCTGAGCAGCGTCCGCTCGCGCACCATGACCTTCACGTACGAGGTGCTGCGCGGCGACGAACTGCTCGCCACGGGCGAGACCCGCCACATCGCCACCGACCAGACCTACCGCCCCGCCCGCCTCCCGGACGACGTGCTGAGCCTGCTGCAGGAACCGGGGCGCGCTAGACTGCCGGGAACATGA
- a CDS encoding ABC transporter substrate-binding protein → MRTRLTLTATLALAALGSAHAATTLTVFMGSQQRPEIFQPIFDRFEKQNPNVRIKIETGGATSEAQNQYLTTVLAAKDNTLDLFLIDVVRTATFAAAGWAEPLDAYLPSKDTYLKAFLPGPVAAASVNGKLYAMPAFTDAQFLYYRKDLLEKYKAKVPKTWDELAATAARIQKAEGGTLQGFNFQGAPIEGTVCNFLEMTWTGGGSVNDVTSPAAKQGLGFLVNAVKTKLAPAASAEMKTDDSRQQFQAGNVLFGLNWSYAWAHFQGNSPQPTRVKGDVGVAALPAFGKNASATCTGGWEWGLNAYSRNKATAVKLLQFMSSNDVQREMAVKGAYLPVRKSLYNDKAVLAANPHFKSLYPIVTKARPRPVTPAYPRVSEIIRNNVSAAVAGSKSVDAALNDMKRDLEPLLK, encoded by the coding sequence ATGCGTACCCGACTCACCCTGACCGCCACCCTGGCCCTCGCCGCGCTCGGCAGCGCCCACGCCGCCACCACCCTGACCGTCTTCATGGGCAGTCAGCAGCGCCCCGAGATCTTCCAGCCCATCTTCGACCGCTTCGAGAAGCAGAACCCCAACGTCCGGATCAAGATCGAGACCGGCGGTGCCACCAGCGAAGCCCAGAACCAGTACCTCACCACCGTGCTGGCCGCGAAGGACAACACCCTCGACCTCTTCCTGATCGACGTGGTCCGCACCGCCACCTTCGCCGCCGCCGGCTGGGCCGAACCGCTCGACGCGTACCTGCCCAGCAAGGACACCTACCTGAAAGCCTTCCTGCCCGGCCCGGTCGCCGCCGCCAGCGTGAACGGCAAGCTGTACGCCATGCCCGCCTTCACCGACGCGCAGTTCCTGTACTACCGCAAGGACCTCCTCGAGAAGTACAAGGCCAAGGTCCCCAAGACCTGGGACGAACTCGCCGCGACCGCCGCGCGCATCCAGAAGGCCGAAGGCGGCACCCTGCAGGGCTTCAACTTCCAGGGCGCGCCCATCGAGGGCACCGTGTGCAACTTCCTGGAGATGACCTGGACCGGCGGCGGCAGTGTCAATGACGTCACCAGTCCCGCCGCGAAGCAGGGCCTGGGCTTCCTGGTGAACGCCGTGAAGACCAAACTGGCCCCCGCCGCCAGCGCCGAGATGAAAACCGACGACTCCCGCCAGCAGTTCCAGGCCGGGAACGTCCTGTTCGGCCTGAACTGGAGTTACGCCTGGGCGCACTTCCAGGGCAACAGCCCCCAGCCGACCAGGGTCAAGGGCGACGTGGGCGTCGCCGCGCTGCCCGCCTTCGGGAAGAACGCCAGCGCCACCTGCACCGGCGGCTGGGAATGGGGCCTGAACGCCTACAGCCGCAACAAGGCCACCGCCGTGAAACTCCTGCAGTTCATGTCCAGCAACGACGTGCAGCGCGAGATGGCCGTCAAGGGCGCGTACCTGCCCGTCCGCAAGAGCCTGTACAACGACAAGGCCGTGCTGGCCGCCAACCCGCACTTCAAGTCCCTGTACCCCATCGTCACGAAGGCCCGCCCGCGCCCCGTCACGCCCGCCTACCCGCGCGTCAGCGAGATCATCCGCAATAACGTCTCCGCCGCCGTCGCGGGCAGCAAGAGCGTGGACGCCGCCCTGAACGACATGAAGCGTGACCTGGAACCCCTGCTGAAGTGA
- a CDS encoding LysR family transcriptional regulator: protein MTSQRPSSVGLPSLAQLRALLAVADAGGFSEAAAELGVSQSTLSEAISKLEVLAGRPLLRRGRGGTVPTPAGERMLVHARAAVQAAGDALLAAQENTQLRGVLRVASFRSTATHLLPPALAAFRAQHPGVTVRLLDGETEGGGQDLVRRGQADAAIVIEENWGDLRLTPLVMDEYLFVAPARRGTHPVTPEDLQGPLLLAPGPNSCNLRVMGYLRRCGVQPERVTEIGEDSVILGMVAHGLGVSVMPRLALEPLPEGLVALPLPERLMRPLALATLPHRANLPVIRAFTDALLAALHRPHAPAPDPAVALPGGASLLH, encoded by the coding sequence ATGACCTCCCAGCGCCCCTCCTCAGTCGGTCTGCCGTCCCTGGCGCAGCTGCGCGCCCTGCTGGCGGTGGCGGACGCCGGGGGCTTCAGCGAGGCGGCGGCGGAACTGGGCGTGTCGCAGTCGACCCTCAGCGAGGCGATCAGCAAACTGGAGGTGCTGGCGGGGCGGCCCCTGCTGCGCCGGGGGCGCGGCGGGACGGTGCCGACCCCGGCGGGCGAGCGGATGCTGGTCCACGCACGGGCGGCGGTGCAGGCGGCGGGCGACGCGCTGCTGGCCGCGCAGGAGAACACGCAGCTGCGTGGCGTGCTGCGCGTGGCGTCCTTCCGTTCGACCGCCACGCACCTGCTGCCGCCCGCGCTGGCGGCGTTCCGGGCGCAGCATCCGGGCGTGACGGTGCGCCTCCTGGACGGCGAGACGGAGGGCGGCGGGCAGGACCTCGTGCGGCGCGGGCAGGCGGACGCCGCCATCGTGATCGAGGAGAACTGGGGCGACCTGCGCCTCACGCCGCTGGTCATGGACGAGTACCTGTTCGTGGCGCCCGCGCGGCGGGGCACGCACCCGGTCACGCCGGAGGACCTCCAGGGACCGCTGCTGCTGGCTCCGGGGCCGAATTCCTGCAACCTGCGGGTGATGGGGTACCTGCGCCGCTGCGGCGTTCAGCCGGAACGCGTGACCGAGATCGGCGAGGACAGCGTGATCCTGGGCATGGTCGCGCACGGGCTGGGCGTGAGCGTGATGCCCCGGCTGGCGCTGGAACCGCTGCCCGAAGGGCTGGTGGCGCTGCCGCTGCCGGAGCGGCTGATGCGGCCGCTGGCGCTGGCGACCCTACCGCACCGCGCGAACCTGCCAGTGATCCGGGCGTTCACGGATGCGCTGCTCGCGGCGCTGCACCGGCCCCACGCGCCCGCGCCGGACCCGGCGGTGGCCTTGCCGGGCGGGGCTTCTCTGCTACATTGA
- the rbfA gene encoding 30S ribosome-binding factor RbfA, producing the protein MKPEQIQSQLTRVISDAIAGLRDPRVPMIVTVERVTVTADYAQARVYVSAMTGDMEDLLDALRGARGYLQRQVADHVKLRRTPVLEFHDASDRPPL; encoded by the coding sequence ATGAAACCCGAACAGATCCAGTCGCAACTGACCCGCGTGATCAGTGACGCCATCGCCGGACTGCGCGACCCGCGCGTGCCCATGATCGTCACCGTCGAGCGCGTGACCGTCACCGCCGACTACGCCCAGGCCCGCGTGTACGTGAGCGCCATGACCGGCGACATGGAGGACCTGCTCGACGCGCTGCGCGGCGCGCGCGGGTACCTGCAGCGGCAGGTGGCCGATCACGTCAAGCTGCGCCGCACGCCCGTGCTGGAATTCCACGACGCCAGCGACCGCCCCCCCCTGTGA
- a CDS encoding S49 family peptidase — MNLKLPFLKTDDALPGGVTRPTWVVLDLSGPYPERQPTNPVAGLLSRTESLEALAARVEKLRGAAWLHGVLVRFGEFTAAPATAHAIRGLLADLQREKRVVAYLPQLNMLSLIAASGAGELVSPESAEVNIGGFGIESTFLGEFLKKRGIEFENLRVREYKAALTRFSEERMDDHNREQLQAYLSGLEGAWVRDLAAARGVPEDVAAGWLAADLTSAQAALEAGLITKVAYEDELIGPASRPFAAVADLLLPARSGKAAKAGRVAVVPLVGAIITGKSRNNPVPLPLLGGPMAGSDTVVAALRRAKQDKTTKAIVLYVNSGGGSALASDLIWREVATSEKPVVVVMGEYAASGGYYVATHAKTIVASPYTLTGSIGVVSGKPVLTEFNRRHGLNPERVGRDRALMYSAARPYSDDEREHVEKGILEVYDRFTTRVAEGRNLSKERVNELGRGRIWSGQDALDRGLVDELGDLRTGLARARELAGLPGDAPAWNVTPKNHGPLPEFAQEAAQAARVTVWPFGGERVLTWFDQDIKVR, encoded by the coding sequence ATGAACCTGAAACTGCCGTTCCTGAAGACCGATGACGCGCTGCCCGGTGGCGTGACCCGCCCGACGTGGGTGGTGCTGGACCTGAGTGGCCCCTACCCGGAGCGTCAGCCGACGAATCCGGTGGCGGGGCTGCTCAGCCGCACCGAGTCGCTGGAGGCGCTGGCGGCGCGCGTCGAGAAGCTGCGCGGGGCCGCGTGGCTGCACGGGGTGCTGGTGCGGTTCGGGGAGTTCACGGCGGCACCGGCGACGGCGCACGCGATCCGGGGGCTGCTGGCCGACCTGCAACGGGAGAAGCGGGTGGTGGCGTACCTGCCGCAGCTGAACATGCTGTCCCTGATCGCGGCGAGCGGCGCGGGGGAACTGGTGTCGCCGGAGTCCGCCGAGGTGAACATCGGCGGGTTCGGGATCGAGAGCACGTTCCTGGGTGAGTTCCTGAAGAAGCGCGGGATCGAATTCGAGAACCTGCGCGTCCGCGAGTACAAGGCGGCCCTGACGCGTTTTTCCGAGGAGCGGATGGACGACCACAACCGCGAGCAGCTGCAGGCGTACCTGTCGGGCCTGGAGGGCGCGTGGGTGCGGGACCTCGCGGCGGCGCGCGGCGTGCCGGAGGACGTGGCGGCCGGGTGGCTCGCGGCGGACCTGACGAGCGCGCAGGCGGCGCTGGAGGCGGGCCTGATCACGAAGGTCGCCTATGAGGACGAACTGATCGGCCCGGCCAGCCGTCCGTTCGCGGCGGTCGCGGACCTGCTGCTGCCCGCCCGGTCTGGGAAGGCGGCGAAAGCGGGGCGGGTGGCGGTCGTGCCGCTCGTCGGGGCGATCATCACCGGGAAGAGCCGTAATAATCCTGTGCCGCTGCCGCTGCTGGGCGGCCCGATGGCCGGGTCGGACACGGTCGTGGCGGCGCTGCGCCGCGCCAAACAGGACAAGACCACGAAGGCGATCGTGCTGTACGTGAACAGCGGGGGCGGCAGCGCCCTGGCCAGCGACCTGATCTGGCGCGAGGTCGCCACCAGCGAGAAGCCGGTCGTGGTCGTCATGGGCGAGTACGCCGCGTCCGGCGGGTACTACGTCGCCACGCACGCGAAGACGATCGTCGCGTCGCCGTACACGCTGACCGGGAGCATCGGCGTGGTGAGCGGCAAGCCGGTCCTGACGGAATTCAACCGCCGTCACGGCCTGAACCCCGAACGGGTGGGCCGCGACCGCGCCCTGATGTACTCGGCGGCCCGCCCCTACAGCGACGACGAGCGGGAGCACGTCGAGAAGGGCATCCTGGAGGTGTACGACCGCTTCACCACCCGCGTCGCCGAGGGCCGCAACCTCAGCAAGGAGCGCGTGAACGAACTGGGCCGTGGCCGCATCTGGAGCGGGCAGGACGCCCTGGACCGCGGGCTGGTGGACGAACTGGGCGACCTCCGCACCGGTCTGGCGCGCGCGCGGGAACTCGCGGGCCTGCCGGGTGATGCGCCCGCGTGGAACGTCACGCCGAAGAATCACGGTCCCCTCCCGGAATTCGCGCAGGAGGCCGCGCAGGCCGCCCGCGTGACGGTGTGGCCGTTCGGCGGGGAACGCGTGCTGACGTGGTTCGATCAGGACATCAAAGTGCGCTGA
- a CDS encoding carbohydrate ABC transporter permease produces the protein MIPPLNSPSRRVRREPGEGLLAFFLLLPAAALLLGVLLFPMLTTFRDSLYLNKLTEPWLTGFVGVKQYAQMLGDARFGAALRNTLFFGVLTVGGSFLVGVPMALAAHLPSRARDVARVALLLPWAMPPVITGLIFAWLFNAQYGVFNDLLVRAGFIQEPLRWLSTPGLSVLAMVLTIVWKTSSFVALIVLGGLQGIPKEMIEAAQVDGATPTQTFFRVILPLLAPSLAVAFIFRTISAVQVFDIPYTFIQQAPAQGLLETLGVYIYRTGIEFLDFGYAAALSVALFALSLAVTAVYVRFVRDGGNS, from the coding sequence GTGATTCCACCCCTGAACTCCCCTTCCCGCCGGGTTCGCCGTGAACCCGGCGAGGGCCTGCTGGCCTTCTTCCTGCTGCTCCCGGCGGCGGCGCTGCTGCTGGGCGTGCTGCTGTTCCCCATGCTGACCACCTTCCGCGACAGCCTGTACCTGAACAAGCTGACCGAACCGTGGCTCACGGGCTTCGTGGGTGTCAAGCAGTACGCGCAGATGCTCGGCGACGCCCGCTTCGGCGCGGCGCTGCGCAACACGCTGTTCTTCGGCGTGCTGACCGTCGGCGGGTCGTTCCTGGTGGGCGTGCCCATGGCGCTGGCCGCGCACCTGCCCAGCCGCGCGCGGGACGTGGCCCGCGTGGCCCTGCTGCTGCCGTGGGCGATGCCGCCGGTCATCACGGGCCTGATCTTCGCGTGGCTGTTCAACGCGCAGTACGGCGTGTTCAACGACCTGCTGGTCCGCGCGGGCTTCATTCAGGAGCCGCTGCGCTGGCTCAGCACGCCCGGCCTGAGCGTCCTGGCGATGGTCCTCACCATCGTCTGGAAGACCAGTTCCTTCGTCGCGCTGATCGTCCTGGGCGGCCTCCAGGGCATCCCGAAGGAGATGATCGAGGCGGCGCAGGTGGACGGCGCGACCCCCACCCAGACGTTCTTCCGGGTGATCCTGCCGCTGCTGGCCCCCAGCCTCGCCGTGGCGTTCATCTTCCGCACCATCAGCGCCGTGCAGGTCTTCGACATTCCCTACACGTTCATCCAGCAGGCGCCCGCGCAGGGGCTGCTGGAGACGCTCGGCGTGTACATCTACCGCACGGGCATCGAGTTCCTGGACTTCGGGTACGCCGCCGCGCTCAGCGTCGCGTTGTTCGCCCTGAGTCTGGCCGTGACCGCCGTGTACGTCCGTTTCGTGCGGGACGGAGGCAACTCGTGA
- a CDS encoding M3 family oligoendopeptidase, with protein MPRWRTDDLYASLTDPQLDHDLNALTEDVQALEALFDTHAVRADSPVTTAGVDAVLGELNAVLTRAGRVRAFVYAFVTTDSRDEAAQARMAALTTLTLPLGPLGSRLTAWLGGLDDAALTHLLESSAVARAHEHRLRRAAELARYQMTPPEEDLAARLHPASGGGWGKLHGNVSSTLTGEYRGQTLPVTALRALASDPDAGVREDAYRAEVAAWKTQETVFTACMNGVKGEAGTLATRRGFTDVVAPSLLSNGIDRETLDAMQAAVVRSLPDFRRYFRAKARHLGKTQLDWWDLFAPVGRSDTHWDYAAGEAFVERQFRAYSPALGDFAARAFRERWIDAGPRDGKRSGAFCMKWQGADSRILMNHDPSLDSVSTLAHELGHAYHNVQLAPLDPLQQETPMTLAETASIFCETIIQNAALATAQGAERLYVLETQLMGHAQVVVDIHSRFLFEKAVFERRAGGDLNPSDLNTLMVQAQRDTYGDALNTPHPYMWAVKPHYYGRSFYNYPYTFGLLFGLGLYAQYEQARAQGRETDFQARYDALLAATGQATPLDLAARFGIDLHAPDFWEGSLNVIRRQIDAYEGM; from the coding sequence ATGCCCCGCTGGCGCACCGACGACCTGTACGCCAGCCTGACCGACCCGCAGCTGGACCACGACCTGAACGCCCTGACCGAGGACGTGCAGGCGCTGGAGGCCCTGTTCGACACGCACGCCGTCCGCGCCGACTCGCCCGTCACGACGGCTGGTGTGGACGCGGTGCTGGGCGAACTGAACGCCGTCCTGACCCGCGCGGGCCGCGTGCGCGCCTTCGTGTACGCCTTCGTCACCACTGACAGCCGCGACGAGGCGGCGCAGGCCCGCATGGCCGCCCTGACCACCCTGACCCTGCCCCTCGGGCCGCTGGGTTCACGCCTGACCGCGTGGCTGGGCGGCCTGGACGACGCGGCCCTGACCCACCTGCTGGAAAGCAGCGCTGTCGCCCGCGCGCACGAGCACCGGCTGCGCCGCGCCGCCGAACTCGCCCGCTACCAGATGACCCCGCCCGAAGAGGACCTCGCCGCGCGACTGCACCCCGCCAGCGGCGGCGGCTGGGGCAAACTGCACGGCAACGTCTCCAGCACCCTGACCGGCGAGTACCGCGGCCAGACCCTGCCCGTCACGGCCCTGCGCGCCCTCGCCAGCGACCCCGATGCGGGCGTGCGCGAGGACGCCTACCGCGCCGAAGTGGCCGCCTGGAAGACCCAGGAGACCGTGTTCACCGCCTGCATGAACGGCGTCAAGGGCGAGGCGGGGACCCTCGCCACCCGGCGCGGCTTCACGGACGTCGTCGCGCCCAGCCTCCTGAGCAACGGCATCGACCGCGAGACGCTGGACGCCATGCAGGCCGCCGTCGTCCGCTCCCTGCCGGACTTCCGCCGCTACTTCCGCGCCAAGGCCCGCCACCTGGGCAAGACGCAACTGGACTGGTGGGACCTGTTCGCCCCGGTGGGAAGAAGCGACACCCACTGGGACTACGCCGCCGGGGAGGCGTTCGTGGAACGCCAGTTCCGCGCGTACAGCCCCGCCCTGGGCGACTTCGCCGCCCGCGCCTTCCGGGAACGCTGGATCGACGCCGGACCCCGCGACGGCAAACGCAGTGGCGCGTTCTGCATGAAATGGCAGGGGGCCGACAGCCGCATCCTGATGAACCACGACCCCAGCCTCGACTCGGTCAGCACCCTGGCGCACGAACTGGGGCACGCGTACCACAACGTGCAGCTCGCCCCGCTGGACCCCCTCCAGCAGGAGACGCCCATGACCCTCGCGGAGACCGCCAGCATCTTCTGCGAGACCATCATCCAGAACGCCGCCCTGGCCACCGCGCAGGGCGCCGAGCGTCTGTACGTCCTCGAAACGCAGCTGATGGGGCACGCGCAGGTCGTCGTGGACATCCACAGCCGCTTCCTGTTCGAGAAGGCCGTCTTCGAACGCCGCGCGGGCGGCGACCTGAACCCCAGCGACCTGAACACCCTGATGGTCCAGGCGCAACGCGACACGTACGGCGACGCCCTGAACACCCCCCACCCCTACATGTGGGCCGTCAAGCCGCACTACTACGGCCGCTCCTTCTACAACTACCCGTACACCTTCGGGCTGTTGTTCGGCCTGGGCCTCTACGCTCAGTACGAACAGGCCCGCGCCCAGGGGCGGGAAACGGACTTCCAGGCCCGCTACGACGCGCTGCTGGCCGCCACCGGGCAGGCCACCCCGCTGGACCTCGCCGCGCGCTTCGGCATCGACCTGCACGCCCCGGACTTCTGGGAAGGCAGCCTGAACGTCATCCGCCGCCAGATCGACGCGTACGAAGGGATGTAG
- a CDS encoding NUDIX domain-containing protein, with protein sequence MSHLSRTLPLKRAAHVYLVRDGHLLLVEERMDDGSIFYGLPGGKALPGETLGDAAVRQVLVETGLTVTDLMFVSLLEGELLTGTRNECYAIFGRFTATFHGELDPTDPEVVGVKWVPFAQVESLVRYGPPPEVEERNPLIWVPTRDFVQGQPRAYYPI encoded by the coding sequence ATGAGCCACCTGTCGCGCACCCTGCCCCTGAAACGTGCCGCGCACGTGTACCTCGTCCGGGACGGGCACCTGCTGCTCGTCGAGGAACGCATGGACGACGGCAGCATCTTCTACGGCCTGCCCGGCGGCAAGGCCCTTCCCGGCGAGACCCTCGGCGACGCTGCCGTCCGTCAGGTGCTCGTCGAGACCGGCCTGACCGTCACGGACCTGATGTTCGTCAGCCTGCTCGAAGGCGAACTGCTGACCGGGACCCGCAACGAGTGCTACGCCATCTTCGGGCGCTTCACCGCGACCTTCCACGGTGAACTCGACCCCACCGACCCCGAGGTCGTGGGCGTGAAGTGGGTGCCGTTCGCGCAGGTGGAATCCCTGGTCCGCTACGGCCCGCCCCCCGAGGTCGAGGAACGCAACCCGCTGATCTGGGTGCCCACCCGTGACTTCGTGCAGGGACAGCCCCGCGCGTACTACCCCATCTGA
- a CDS encoding LLM class flavin-dependent oxidoreductase has translation MTNPSQSEFLWFLQLSRDGEFIGTREKPPRKPTLAYLQSLISTAGEAGFEALLTATNYHSEHENYTAAVAALARSAPTDPALLIAVRPGMFHPAMYAKMLATLQNLFPGRVRVNIVTGSSPAENAMYGDREDHGRRYERTREFMQILRQLWTAPPPQSFSSDLYSFENAVLDPAPVQPIPLYFGGASPVAQGIAADLADVYLMWGEREDMLAERLVQMRALEAQTGRPLRYGLRTHVIVRETEAEAREAAERLISRVDPEVRAAFVASHAHVDGVGQKRQIDMIKDLDGDLMVEPGLWAGVGMARSGVGVAIVGDPQQVAAKIRRYEDMGFSSFIFSGYPHLEEARRFGELVMPLLKGGAREERAIHTDRVAPVA, from the coding sequence ATGACCAATCCTTCCCAGTCCGAATTTCTGTGGTTTCTTCAGCTGTCGCGTGACGGCGAGTTCATCGGCACGCGGGAGAAACCGCCGCGTAAGCCGACCCTGGCGTACCTGCAGTCGCTGATCAGCACGGCGGGCGAGGCGGGGTTCGAGGCGCTGCTGACCGCCACGAACTACCACAGTGAGCACGAGAACTACACGGCGGCGGTGGCGGCCCTGGCGCGCAGCGCGCCGACGGATCCGGCGCTGCTGATCGCGGTGCGGCCGGGGATGTTCCACCCGGCGATGTACGCGAAGATGCTCGCCACACTGCAGAACCTGTTCCCGGGGCGGGTGCGGGTGAACATCGTGACCGGCAGCAGCCCGGCCGAGAACGCCATGTACGGGGACCGCGAGGATCACGGCAGGAGGTACGAGCGCACGCGGGAGTTCATGCAGATCCTGCGGCAGTTGTGGACGGCGCCGCCGCCGCAGTCGTTCAGCAGTGACCTGTACTCGTTCGAGAACGCGGTGCTGGACCCGGCGCCCGTGCAGCCGATCCCGCTGTACTTCGGCGGGGCGTCCCCGGTCGCGCAGGGGATCGCGGCGGATCTGGCGGACGTGTACCTGATGTGGGGCGAGCGGGAGGACATGCTCGCCGAGCGGCTGGTGCAGATGCGGGCGCTGGAGGCGCAGACGGGCCGCCCGCTGCGCTACGGGCTGCGGACGCACGTGATCGTCCGCGAGACGGAGGCCGAGGCCCGCGAGGCCGCCGAGCGCCTGATCAGCCGAGTGGACCCGGAGGTGCGGGCCGCGTTCGTGGCGAGCCACGCGCACGTGGACGGCGTGGGGCAGAAACGGCAGATCGACATGATCAAGGACCTGGACGGGGACCTGATGGTCGAACCCGGCCTGTGGGCGGGCGTGGGCATGGCCCGCAGTGGCGTGGGCGTCGCCATCGTCGGCGATCCGCAGCAGGTGGCCGCGAAGATTCGCCGCTACGAGGACATGGGCTTCAGCTCGTTCATCTTCAGCGGCTACCCGCATCTGGAGGAGGCGCGCCGTTTCGGGGAGCTGGTCATGCCGCTCCTGAAGGGCGGCGCGCGGGAGGAACGCGCAATTCACACGGACAGGGTCGCGCCGGTCGCCTGA